One Solanum lycopersicum chromosome 2, SLM_r2.1 genomic region harbors:
- the LOC138342033 gene encoding uncharacterized mitochondrial protein AtMg00810-like, with amino-acid sequence MVVTLVYVDDMLVTRSNLGLIEHTKAILHKAFKIKDLGELKFFLGMEFSRSAKGILMNQRKYALEIISNLGLGNAKPAWTPLEANIKLAIQELDCLTGESDNEQFKDKEQYQSKRSNKLNVYSDVDWAACPNTRRSVSGFLVKHSETLLSWKSKKQSVFSRSSAEAEYRSMANVVSDLVWIDALLKELRNEV; translated from the exons ATGGTAGTGACTCttgtttatgtagatgatatgttggtGACAAGAAGTAATTTGGGACTTATAGAACACACAAAAGCTATTCTACATAAGGCTTTTAAGATCAAGGATCTTGGAGAATTGAAATTCTTTTTGGGAATGGAATTCAGTAGATCAGCAAAAGGCATTTTGATGAATCAAAGAAAATATGctttagaaattatttcaaatttgggtCTAGGAAATGCTAAACCAGCTTGGACTCCTCTTGAAGCCAACATCAAACTAGCAATCCAAGAGTTGGATTGTCTCACTGGAGAATCAGATAATGAGCAATTTAAAGACAAGGAGCAATATCAAAG CAAAAGATCCAACAAGTTAAATGTGTATTCTGATGTTGATTGGGCAGCATGCCCAAATACAAGGAGATCAGTGTCAGGTTTTCTAGTTAAACATAGTGAGACATTGTTGTCGTGGAAATCTAAGAAGCAAAGTGTATTTTCCAGGAGTTCAGCTGAGGCTGAATATAGGAGTATGGCTAATGTAGTCTCAGATCTAGTATGGATTGATGCTTTGTTGAAAGAATTGAGAAATGAAGTTTGA